The proteins below come from a single Nocardiopsis gilva YIM 90087 genomic window:
- a CDS encoding L,D-transpeptidase family protein, producing the protein MAIGSFRRFERYAARVAAVSLSAVVALPLGGMAANAGAVSAAPTASAPELSAPAFRLFSSELRIGDSGPEVKRLQQRLIDLGYWLDTADGEFGGLTLHAVWALQKAAGIDRDGIVGPNTRKALDDGVRPSAQTSSGKVVEIDLERQLLLVVSNGTVEKVFNTSTGSGKKYESRGEEHVAVTPKGRYTVFRDVDAWDPGPLGSLYRPKYFNGGIAVHGYTSVPPYPASHGCARVSIKAMDWLWNSGRLDIHSTVLVR; encoded by the coding sequence ATGGCTATTGGTTCATTTAGACGTTTTGAGAGGTATGCGGCTCGCGTGGCCGCAGTGAGCCTGTCCGCCGTCGTCGCCCTCCCTCTCGGGGGCATGGCGGCCAACGCGGGAGCGGTGAGTGCGGCACCGACGGCATCGGCACCGGAGTTGTCGGCCCCCGCATTCCGTCTGTTCTCCTCCGAGCTGCGCATCGGTGATTCCGGGCCCGAGGTGAAGCGGCTCCAGCAACGGCTGATCGATCTCGGCTACTGGCTGGACACCGCCGATGGCGAGTTCGGCGGCCTGACCCTGCACGCCGTCTGGGCGCTGCAGAAGGCGGCCGGGATCGACCGCGACGGCATCGTCGGCCCGAACACCCGCAAGGCGCTCGACGACGGAGTCCGGCCCAGTGCGCAGACATCGTCGGGCAAGGTGGTGGAGATCGACCTGGAGCGCCAACTGCTCCTCGTGGTCTCCAACGGCACGGTGGAGAAGGTCTTCAACACCTCCACCGGCTCGGGCAAGAAGTACGAGTCGCGCGGCGAGGAGCACGTCGCCGTGACGCCGAAGGGTCGGTACACCGTGTTCCGCGACGTCGACGCCTGGGACCCCGGACCGCTGGGCTCGCTGTACCGGCCCAAGTACTTCAACGGCGGTATCGCCGTGCACGGCTACACCTCCGTGCCGCCCTACCCGGCGTCGCACGGCTGCGCCCGGGTCAGCATCAAGGCGATGGACTGGCTGTGGAACAGCGGGCGACTCGACATCCACAGCACCGTCCTCGTGCGATGA
- a CDS encoding family 2B encapsulin nanocompartment shell protein: MTEQPEAGAGTDPNATPLSLGTAAARNLATTTKTVPQMQGITSRWLLRILPWVQASGGAYRVNRRLTYTVGDGRVTFTNVGADVQVIPAELAELPLLRGFDDEAVLSALAGRFVQREFDAGQVLVEEGTPADRVYLIAHGKVDRFAEGEYDEQTLLDVLVDGDHFGDEALVDPDSTWESTVKAVTHCIALTLERSEFEQILNSSETLRAQVERNRAEAAAHAANEYGEAAVDLASGHSGEPDLPGTFVDYQMAPREYELSVAQTVLRIHTRVADLYNQPMNQVEQQLRLTIEALRERQEHELVNNREFGLLHNADLRQRIPTRNGPPTPDDLDELLALVWKEPGYLLAHPRTIAAFGRECSHRGIYPQSVDINGHKVPAWRGVPMLPCNKIPVTKTRTSSIMLMRTGEARQGVVGLHQTGLPDEYEPGLSVRFMGINEKAVISYLVSTYYSAAVLVPDALGVLENVEIGREG; encoded by the coding sequence ATGACGGAGCAGCCCGAGGCCGGTGCCGGTACCGACCCCAACGCGACGCCGCTGAGCCTGGGCACCGCGGCGGCGCGGAACCTGGCGACGACGACCAAGACCGTGCCGCAGATGCAGGGGATCACCTCCCGCTGGCTGCTGCGCATCCTTCCGTGGGTCCAGGCGTCGGGTGGTGCCTACCGGGTGAACCGGCGGCTCACCTACACCGTCGGCGACGGCCGGGTGACCTTCACCAACGTCGGAGCCGATGTGCAGGTGATCCCGGCCGAGCTGGCGGAACTGCCGCTGCTGCGCGGATTCGACGACGAAGCCGTGCTCAGTGCGCTGGCCGGCCGTTTCGTCCAGCGGGAGTTCGACGCCGGTCAGGTGCTGGTGGAAGAAGGCACCCCGGCCGACCGGGTCTATCTGATCGCCCACGGCAAGGTGGACCGGTTCGCCGAGGGCGAGTACGACGAGCAGACCCTGCTCGACGTCCTCGTCGACGGCGACCACTTCGGCGACGAGGCACTGGTCGATCCGGACAGCACCTGGGAGTCCACGGTCAAAGCCGTCACCCACTGCATCGCGCTCACCCTGGAGCGCTCCGAGTTCGAGCAGATCCTGAACTCTTCCGAGACGCTGCGGGCGCAGGTCGAGCGCAACCGCGCCGAAGCGGCCGCCCACGCCGCCAACGAGTACGGCGAGGCCGCCGTCGATCTCGCCTCCGGGCACTCCGGCGAGCCCGACCTTCCCGGCACCTTCGTCGACTACCAGATGGCCCCCCGCGAGTACGAGCTGAGCGTCGCGCAGACGGTGCTGCGTATCCACACCCGCGTGGCCGACCTGTACAACCAGCCGATGAACCAGGTCGAGCAGCAGCTGCGCCTGACGATCGAGGCGCTGCGCGAGCGGCAGGAGCACGAGCTGGTCAACAACCGCGAGTTCGGCCTGCTGCACAACGCCGACCTGCGTCAGCGCATCCCCACCCGCAACGGCCCGCCCACTCCCGACGACCTCGACGAGCTGCTCGCCCTGGTCTGGAAGGAACCCGGCTACCTGCTGGCCCACCCGCGCACCATCGCCGCCTTCGGCCGCGAGTGCAGCCACCGCGGCATCTATCCGCAGAGCGTCGACATCAACGGCCACAAGGTCCCGGCCTGGCGGGGCGTCCCCATGCTGCCCTGCAACAAGATTCCGGTCACCAAGACGCGCACCTCCTCCATCATGCTGATGCGCACCGGTGAAGCCCGTCAGGGCGTGGTTGGCCTTCACCAGACCGGTCTCCCCGACGAGTACGAGCCCGGTCTGTCGGTGCGTTTCATGGGCATCAACGAGAAGGCCGTCATCTCCTACCTCGTCAGCACGTACTACTCGGCCGCCGTTCTGGTGCCCGACGCCCTCGGAGTCCTGGAGAACGTCGAGATCGGCCGCGAGGGCTGA
- a CDS encoding family 2 encapsulin nanocompartment cargo protein polyprenyl transferase: protein MTGETQGTDRSTREILGWSRDIVDPALRGAAETLPASMRCVVGYHFGWCDEHGRPDGAPAGKALRPALTLLSAQAVGGTAKDALPAAVAVELVHNFSLLHDDVMDRDTTRRHRPTAWTVFGSGAAILAGDSLLTLALDVLAAAAHPDAQRCVRTLSAAVQSLVAGQSADVSFEQRDDVGLAECLAMAEQKTAALLGCACELGAVFGGGDPEQVGRLRGFGERVGLAFQHVDDLLGIWGAPEATGKPAHSDLANRKKSLPVVAALSSGTAAGRELSGLYRGEDTPSDGDLARAAELVEVAGGRAWSRAQADELLSEGLALLGGADPPQGPAAELAALARLSARRDR from the coding sequence ATGACCGGCGAAACACAGGGCACCGACCGGTCGACACGCGAGATCCTGGGGTGGAGCCGCGACATCGTCGATCCGGCCCTGCGGGGCGCCGCCGAAACGCTCCCCGCCTCGATGCGGTGCGTGGTCGGCTACCACTTCGGCTGGTGCGACGAGCACGGTCGGCCCGACGGCGCCCCGGCCGGAAAGGCGCTGCGCCCTGCGCTCACCCTGCTGTCGGCCCAGGCCGTCGGCGGCACCGCAAAGGACGCCCTACCAGCGGCCGTCGCCGTGGAGCTGGTCCACAACTTCTCCCTGCTGCACGACGATGTGATGGACCGCGACACCACCCGGCGGCACAGGCCCACGGCCTGGACCGTCTTCGGTTCCGGGGCGGCGATCCTCGCGGGGGACTCGCTGCTCACCCTCGCCCTCGACGTCCTCGCGGCGGCCGCCCACCCCGATGCCCAGAGATGTGTGCGGACGCTCAGCGCGGCCGTGCAGTCCCTGGTGGCCGGGCAGAGCGCCGATGTGTCCTTCGAACAGCGCGACGACGTCGGCCTGGCCGAATGCCTGGCCATGGCCGAGCAGAAGACCGCCGCCCTGCTGGGCTGCGCGTGCGAGCTGGGCGCCGTGTTCGGAGGCGGAGACCCCGAACAGGTCGGCCGCCTGCGCGGCTTCGGCGAGCGGGTCGGCCTGGCCTTCCAGCACGTCGACGACCTGCTGGGGATCTGGGGGGCGCCGGAGGCGACCGGTAAACCGGCCCACAGTGACCTGGCCAACCGGAAGAAGTCGCTGCCGGTGGTCGCCGCCCTGAGCTCCGGCACCGCCGCCGGGCGCGAACTGTCGGGGCTGTACCGCGGGGAGGACACCCCGTCCGACGGCGACCTGGCGCGGGCCGCCGAACTCGTCGAGGTCGCCGGTGGGCGGGCATGGAGCCGTGCGCAGGCGGATGAGCTCCTGTCCGAGGGGCTGGCCCTGTTGGGCGGAGCCGATCCGCCTCAGGGGCCGGCGGCGGAACTGGCGGCGCTCGCCCGCCTGTCCGCCCGCCGCGACCGCTGA
- a CDS encoding family 2B encapsulin nanocompartment shell protein: MTRSGAEGEQVQLSLSTAAARNLATTTKTPPQMQGITPRWLQRSLPWVRVQAGSYRVNRRLTHMVGDGRVEFVITGTDVRVIPRELGELAALRGYEDDATLTALADRFVQREYGPGEVIVESGGSVDRLVLIAHGKVNRVGVGEYDEETLLGTLIDGDHFGVEALAEEPDEWQDTFTAVTRCTVLTLWRTEFQEVLDRSETLRAHIAQARSAPERPHNRFGEADIELASGHVGEPDLPGTFVDYELKPREYELGVAQTVLRVHSRVVDLYNQPMNQLHQQLRLTVEALHERREHDLFNNPEFGLLHNADLRQRIPTRNGPPTPDDLDELISRRRKTRYILAHPRAIAAFGRECSHRGVYPGTADMGGQAVTTWRGIPVLPCDKIPISGTGSTSILAMRVGEEDEGVIGLHQIGLPDECEPGVSVRFMGISEKAIISYLVSTYYSAAILVPDALGVLENVEIGR, from the coding sequence GTGACGCGATCGGGTGCCGAAGGCGAGCAGGTCCAACTGAGCCTGAGTACGGCGGCGGCGCGGAATCTCGCGACGACGACCAAGACACCGCCGCAGATGCAGGGGATCACCCCCCGCTGGCTGCAGCGTTCCCTGCCATGGGTGCGGGTTCAGGCCGGTAGCTACCGGGTGAACCGCCGACTGACCCACATGGTCGGCGACGGGCGGGTGGAGTTCGTCATCACCGGCACGGACGTCCGCGTCATCCCCCGGGAACTCGGTGAGCTGGCGGCGCTGCGCGGCTACGAGGACGACGCCACGCTCACCGCGCTCGCCGACCGGTTCGTGCAGCGGGAGTACGGGCCGGGCGAGGTGATCGTCGAGTCCGGCGGGTCGGTGGACCGCCTGGTCCTCATCGCCCACGGCAAGGTGAACCGCGTCGGCGTGGGGGAGTACGACGAGGAGACGCTGCTCGGCACCCTCATCGACGGCGACCACTTCGGCGTCGAGGCGCTGGCCGAGGAACCGGACGAATGGCAGGACACGTTCACGGCGGTCACCCGCTGCACCGTGCTCACCCTGTGGCGCACCGAGTTCCAGGAGGTCCTCGACCGTTCCGAGACACTGCGGGCGCACATCGCCCAGGCGCGGTCCGCACCGGAGCGGCCGCACAACAGGTTCGGTGAGGCCGACATCGAACTCGCCTCGGGCCACGTGGGCGAGCCCGACCTGCCCGGCACCTTCGTCGACTACGAGCTGAAGCCCCGCGAGTACGAGCTGGGCGTGGCCCAGACCGTGCTGCGGGTGCACAGCAGGGTGGTCGACCTGTACAACCAGCCGATGAACCAGCTCCACCAGCAGCTACGCCTGACGGTCGAGGCGCTGCACGAGCGCCGGGAGCACGACCTGTTCAACAATCCGGAGTTCGGCTTACTGCACAACGCCGACCTGCGGCAGCGCATCCCCACCCGCAACGGCCCGCCCACCCCCGACGACCTGGACGAGCTCATCTCCCGCCGGAGGAAGACCCGCTACATCCTGGCGCACCCGCGCGCCATCGCCGCCTTCGGTCGTGAGTGCAGCCACCGCGGCGTCTACCCCGGCACTGCCGACATGGGCGGTCAGGCGGTCACCACCTGGCGCGGCATCCCCGTGCTGCCCTGCGACAAGATCCCGATCTCGGGCACGGGGTCCACCTCCATCCTGGCGATGCGTGTCGGAGAAGAGGACGAGGGCGTGATCGGTCTGCACCAGATCGGCCTTCCCGACGAATGCGAACCGGGGGTGTCCGTCCGCTTCATGGGAATCAGCGAGAAGGCGATCATCTCCTACCTGGTCAGCACCTACTACTCAGCGGCGATCCTGGTCCCCGACGCGCTCGGTGTCCTCGAGAACGTCGAGATCGGACGCTGA